Proteins from one Salvelinus sp. IW2-2015 linkage group LG32, ASM291031v2, whole genome shotgun sequence genomic window:
- the LOC111956335 gene encoding uncharacterized protein isoform X1 produces MFSEAPLMSNQGRDGEELARPEPPPQKPVRRPGPEMYAQERRRTLQERTMPSQQEPPVMQQVPKMMSREPSLPARSMSLRKAMSLQNLSQIETPWEGVTLNRCLFIAITILLFSTGFQKLHETIKXGRGVEEEEYDIALTVRRSALRHKAKPQEVVVQTYKILSRLSGLRNLIPDMPETSLYEVLFWWLPDFDDDNEEEADEGETKQGRVKKRVRERSLKGLRSSGTPETRLVKGRVGKTKDKRAKRERDEGTKGKKKGKQAKLIDVXKMDEEINEEEDEVKPKKLQKVMKSKASQS; encoded by the exons ATGTTTTCTGAGGCACCCCTCATGTCGAACCAG ggCAGGGATGGAGAAGAGTTAGCCAGACCAGAACCTCCACCACAGAAGCCTGTCCGCAGACCAGGTCCAG AAATGTACGCTCAGGAGAGAAGGAGGACCCTCCAGGAGAGGACCATGCCTTCTCAACAGGAACCTCCAGTCATGCAGCAAGTCCCCAAGATGATGTCCAGAGAACCCAGTCTCCCTGCCAGAAGCA TGTCTCTGCGTAAAGCTATGTCTCTCCAGAACTTGAGCCAGATAGAGACACCCTGGGAAGGGGTCACCCTCAACCGCTGTCTGTTCATAGCCATCACCATCCTGCTGTTCAGCACTGGCTTTCAGAAACTACATG AAACCATAAAAGMTGGACGGggtgtggaggaagaggagtatGACATTGCACTGACTGTGAGGCGCTCCGCGCTGAGACACAAAGCCAAACCACAGGAGGTAGTGGTACAGACATACAAAATACTCTCCCGTCTCTCTGGGCTCAGAAACCTCATTCCCGACATG cCTGAGACGTCTCTGTATGAGGTGCTCTTCTGGTGGTTACCTGACTTTGATGACGATAATGAAGAAGAAGCTGATGAAGGGGAAACCAAACAAGGTCGAGTGAAGAAAAGGGTTCGAGAGAGGTCGCTGAAGGGCCTGAGAAGCAGTGGAACACCAGAGACAAGACTTGTCAAAGGCAGAGTGGGGAAGACAAAAGATAAGAGGGCCAagcgagagagggatgaaggaacCAAGGGAAAGAAAAAGGGAAAACAGGCCAAGCTGATTGATGTGGYAAAAATGGATGAGGAAATCAATGAAGAGGAAGACGAGGTAAAACCCAAGAAGCTACAAAAGGTTATGAAGTCAAAAGCCAGCCAATCTTAA
- the LOC111956335 gene encoding uncharacterized protein isoform X2, whose protein sequence is MFSEAPLMSNQGRDGEELARPEPPPQKPVRRPGPEMYAQERRRTLQERTMPSQQEPPVMQQVPKMMSREPSLPARSMSLRKAMSLQNLSQIETPWEGVTLNRCLFIAITILLFSTGFQKLHETIKXGRGVEEEEYDIALTVRRSALRHKAKPQEPETSLYEVLFWWLPDFDDDNEEEADEGETKQGRVKKRVRERSLKGLRSSGTPETRLVKGRVGKTKDKRAKRERDEGTKGKKKGKQAKLIDVXKMDEEINEEEDEVKPKKLQKVMKSKASQS, encoded by the exons ATGTTTTCTGAGGCACCCCTCATGTCGAACCAG ggCAGGGATGGAGAAGAGTTAGCCAGACCAGAACCTCCACCACAGAAGCCTGTCCGCAGACCAGGTCCAG AAATGTACGCTCAGGAGAGAAGGAGGACCCTCCAGGAGAGGACCATGCCTTCTCAACAGGAACCTCCAGTCATGCAGCAAGTCCCCAAGATGATGTCCAGAGAACCCAGTCTCCCTGCCAGAAGCA TGTCTCTGCGTAAAGCTATGTCTCTCCAGAACTTGAGCCAGATAGAGACACCCTGGGAAGGGGTCACCCTCAACCGCTGTCTGTTCATAGCCATCACCATCCTGCTGTTCAGCACTGGCTTTCAGAAACTACATG AAACCATAAAAGMTGGACGGggtgtggaggaagaggagtatGACATTGCACTGACTGTGAGGCGCTCCGCGCTGAGACACAAAGCCAAACCACAGGAG cCTGAGACGTCTCTGTATGAGGTGCTCTTCTGGTGGTTACCTGACTTTGATGACGATAATGAAGAAGAAGCTGATGAAGGGGAAACCAAACAAGGTCGAGTGAAGAAAAGGGTTCGAGAGAGGTCGCTGAAGGGCCTGAGAAGCAGTGGAACACCAGAGACAAGACTTGTCAAAGGCAGAGTGGGGAAGACAAAAGATAAGAGGGCCAagcgagagagggatgaaggaacCAAGGGAAAGAAAAAGGGAAAACAGGCCAAGCTGATTGATGTGGYAAAAATGGATGAGGAAATCAATGAAGAGGAAGACGAGGTAAAACCCAAGAAGCTACAAAAGGTTATGAAGTCAAAAGCCAGCCAATCTTAA
- the plekhj1 gene encoding pleckstrin homology domain-containing family J member 1 isoform X1, with translation MRFNEKELISLSRQPSERAAELGMRGPKKGDVVKKRLVKLVVNFLFYFRTDEEEPQGALLLEQCRVEREDSQAFSITFLDEAERKYLFECDSQEQCQEWIDSIIKASYEFMRKNLIFYRTEIHRLTGKDPLEQYGIEDETRFQVTSGLQLMPKDI, from the exons ATGCGTTTCAATGAGAAGGAACTCATTTCGTTGAGTCGCCAACCATCTGAGAGGGCAGCGGAACTTGGCATGCGAGGACCGAAGAAAGGAGATG TTGTAAAGAAGAGGTTGGTGAAGCTGGTGGTTAATTTCCTGTTCTACTTCCGAACTGATGAGGAGGAG CCTCAGGGTGCCTTGTTGCTAGAGCAGTGTCGGGTAGAAAGAGAGGACAGCCAAGCCTTCTCAATCA CTTTTCTAGATGAGGCAGAGAGGAAGTACCTGTTTGAGTGTGACTCCCAGGAGCAGTGTCAGGAGTGGATTGACTCCATCATCAAGGCCAG TTATGAGTTCATGAGGAAGAACTTGATCTTCTATCGTACAGAGATCCACCGGCTGACCGGCAAG GACCCTCTGGAGCAGTATGGTATTGAAGATGAGACGCGCTTCCAGGTCACTAGTGGCCTACAGCTCATGCCTAAAGACATTTAA
- the LOC111956717 gene encoding splicing factor 3A subunit 2 has protein sequence MDFQHRAGGKTGSGGVASSSESNRDRRERLRQLALETIDINKDPYFMKNHLGSYECKLCLTLHNNEGSYLAHTQGKKHQTNLARRAAKEAKEAPAQPAPEKVKVEVKKFVKIGRPGYKVTKQRDQESGQQSLLFQIDYPEIAEGIGPRHRFMSAYEQRIEPPDRRWQYLLLAAEPYETIAFKVPSREIDKAESRFWTHWNKDTKQFFLQFHFKMEKSLAPPSGPVPPMGVKRPPPLMSGIGPRPPNEAMPPPPPGGMHMPPMPPGAPGPPQMHHHHQMQHGGPGMGMPPLMRPPLPSDSHGGMPHQNN, from the exons ATGGATTTCCAACACAGAGCTGGGGGCAAGACGGGGAGCGGTGGCGTGGCGTCCTCCTCGGAGAGCAACCGGGATAGGCGAGAGCGGCTCCGCCAGCTGGCCCTGGAGACCATCGACATCAACAAGGACCCCTATTTCATGAAGAACCATCTGGGCTCTTATGAGTGTAAGCTGTGTCTGACACTCCACAACAATGAG GGCAGCTATCTGGCCCATACACAGGGAAAGAAGCATCAGACCAATTT AGCGAGAAGAGCAGCCAAAGAAGCAAAAGAAGCCCCTGCCCAGCCAGCCCCTGAAAAGGTGAAGGTTGAGGTCAAGAAATTTGTGAAGATTGGTCGACCAGGGTACAAAG TAACCAAGCAGAGAGATCAAGAGAGTGGGCAACAGTCTTTACTCTTCCAG ATTGATTACCCAGAGATAGCGGAGGGCATAGGGCCCAGGCATCGCTTCATGTCTGCATACGAGCAGCGCATTGAGCCCCCAGACCGTCGTTGGCAGTACCTTCTACTGGCTGCAGAACCATATGAGACCATCGCCTTCAAG GTGCCAAGCAGAGAGATTGATAAAGCCGAGAGTCGCTTCTGGACCCACTGGAACAAAGATACAAAACAG TTTTTCCTCCAATTCCACTTCAAGATGGAGAAATCCCTCGCTCCACCCAGCGGACCCGTACCCCCGATGGGTGTAAAGCGCCCCCCTCCGCTGATGAGTGGGATAGGGCCTCGGCCCCCCAATGAGGCCATGCCCCCTCCACCCCCAGGGGGGATGCATATGCCCCCCATGCCCCCTGGTGCCCCTGGCCCTCCTCAGATGCACCACCACCATCAGATGCAACACGGTGGCCCCGGGATGGGCATGCCACCCCTGATGAGACCCCCGCTCCCTTCTGACAGTCATGGAGGAATGCCCCATCAAAACAACTGA
- the plekhj1 gene encoding pleckstrin homology domain-containing family J member 1 isoform X2, giving the protein MRFNEKELISLSRQPSERAAELGMRGPKKGDVVKKRLVKLVVNFLFYFRTDEEEPQGALLLEQCRVEREDSQAFSITFLDEAERKYLFECDSQEQCQEWIDSIIKASYEFMRKNLIFYRTEIHRLTGKTTISSTLHHCSRTLYQWICRMSFQ; this is encoded by the exons ATGCGTTTCAATGAGAAGGAACTCATTTCGTTGAGTCGCCAACCATCTGAGAGGGCAGCGGAACTTGGCATGCGAGGACCGAAGAAAGGAGATG TTGTAAAGAAGAGGTTGGTGAAGCTGGTGGTTAATTTCCTGTTCTACTTCCGAACTGATGAGGAGGAG CCTCAGGGTGCCTTGTTGCTAGAGCAGTGTCGGGTAGAAAGAGAGGACAGCCAAGCCTTCTCAATCA CTTTTCTAGATGAGGCAGAGAGGAAGTACCTGTTTGAGTGTGACTCCCAGGAGCAGTGTCAGGAGTGGATTGACTCCATCATCAAGGCCAG TTATGAGTTCATGAGGAAGAACTTGATCTTCTATCGTACAGAGATCCACCGGCTGACCGGCAAG ACTACAATTTCCTCAACACTGCATCACTGTTCTAGGACACTGTATCAATGGATTTGCAGAATGTCCTTCCAATAA